In Nicotiana tabacum cultivar K326 chromosome 19, ASM71507v2, whole genome shotgun sequence, one DNA window encodes the following:
- the LOC107814656 gene encoding universal stress protein A-like protein isoform X1: MADVAAKARKILVAVDESEESTYALSWCIENIITGNTNDALILLYSIPPRAVYSSLDGTGEKDNPEGYLFSSDILATMERYSNEVAQCVMEKAKRLCKDLDGVKVETIVERGDARDVICQVAERLHVDMLVMGSHGYGVIKRAFLGSVSNHCAQNVKCPVLIVKKPKTNGTSK, translated from the exons ATGGCTGACGTGGCAGCAAAGGCGAGGAAGATATTGGTGGCGGTTGATGAGAGCGAGGAGAGCACCTACGCCCTTTCATGGTGTATAGAGAACATAATCACTGGAAATACCAATGATGCCCTTATCCTCCTCTACTCCATACCACCTCGAGCTGTTTACTCTTCCTTGGACGGAACAGGTGAGAAAGACAACCCTGAAG GGTATTTGTTTTCATCTGATATATTGGCGACGATGGAGAGGTACAGCAATGAAGTAGCACAGTGTGTTATGGAGAAGGCGAAACGACTTTGCAAGGACTTGGATGGG GTTAAGGTGGAGACGATAGTGGAGCGCGGTGATGCAAGGGACGTGATTTGTCAGGTGGCGGAGAGGTTACATGTCGACATGCTCGTCATGGGAAGCCATGGCTATGGTGTAATCAAGAG GGCATTTCTTGGGAGTGTGAGCAACCACTGTGCACAGAATGTCAAGTGCCCAGTTTTAATAGTGAAAAAGCCCAAAACCAATGGCACCAGCAAGTAG
- the LOC107814656 gene encoding universal stress protein A-like protein isoform X2: MADVAAKARKILVAVDESEESTYALSWCIENIITGNTNDALILLYSIPPRAVYSSLDGTGYLFSSDILATMERYSNEVAQCVMEKAKRLCKDLDGVKVETIVERGDARDVICQVAERLHVDMLVMGSHGYGVIKRAFLGSVSNHCAQNVKCPVLIVKKPKTNGTSK; encoded by the exons ATGGCTGACGTGGCAGCAAAGGCGAGGAAGATATTGGTGGCGGTTGATGAGAGCGAGGAGAGCACCTACGCCCTTTCATGGTGTATAGAGAACATAATCACTGGAAATACCAATGATGCCCTTATCCTCCTCTACTCCATACCACCTCGAGCTGTTTACTCTTCCTTGGACGGAACAG GGTATTTGTTTTCATCTGATATATTGGCGACGATGGAGAGGTACAGCAATGAAGTAGCACAGTGTGTTATGGAGAAGGCGAAACGACTTTGCAAGGACTTGGATGGG GTTAAGGTGGAGACGATAGTGGAGCGCGGTGATGCAAGGGACGTGATTTGTCAGGTGGCGGAGAGGTTACATGTCGACATGCTCGTCATGGGAAGCCATGGCTATGGTGTAATCAAGAG GGCATTTCTTGGGAGTGTGAGCAACCACTGTGCACAGAATGTCAAGTGCCCAGTTTTAATAGTGAAAAAGCCCAAAACCAATGGCACCAGCAAGTAG